Proteins from one Corticium candelabrum chromosome 4, ooCorCand1.1, whole genome shotgun sequence genomic window:
- the LOC134178325 gene encoding universal stress protein Sll1388-like, with protein sequence MYMSGKQQTAGSCDVTVPVQTRNVLVAIDGSEGCKRAFDWYLENMWHSTDTVLLVHIFTLPNLPSYTFTTPATAFVMPIAYQQLLDEEQKKSHEIIKEYEAVLKTSKIPYHTIVKSGAAGETICAIAMENKADAIVMGSRGLGVLRRTFLGSVSDYVLHHAHVSVTVVPSKKK encoded by the exons ATGTACATGTCAGGCAAGCAACAGACAGCTGGG AGTTGTGATGTGACGGTCCCCGTCCAAACGAGGAATGTGCTTGTCGCGATCGATGGCAGCGAAGGATGCAAGAGAGCTTTTGACT GGTATCTTGAGAACATGTGGCACTCCACAGATACCGTTCTTCTAGTCCACATATTTACCCTTCCTAATCTTCCATCATACACTTTTACTACCCCAGCAACAGCAT TTGTTATGCCCATTGCTTATCAGCAATTGCTGGATGAAGAACAGAAAAAGTCTCATGAAATCATCAAAGAATATGAAGCAGTACTCAAGACAAGCAAG ATACCATATCACACAATAGTGAAGTCTGGTGCTGCGGGTGAAACCATTTGTGCTATTGCTATGGAAAACAAAGCAGATGCTATTGTTATGGGAAGTCGAGGTCTTGGTGTATTGCGGCGAACATTTCTGGGCAGTGTCAGCGATTATGTTCTTCATCATGCCCATGTCTCTGTAACTGTTGTTCCAAGCAAGAAAAAGTGA
- the LOC134178530 gene encoding zinc finger MYM-type protein 1-like produces the protein MSSSTESAQSCLPKVTSQPYQPMSAFVFPKRTFGKKVVVRRSCQSPWFEKRKWLHYSTKDDAVFCHVCVVALQSKKIKWQKGDPSFVSKGFSAWKEATVAFKSHESSSCHREAMQMIVELPKTCPDVGKMLSREHATEKGQNRECLLKIISNLKFLTRQGLPVRGDGDETDSNFIQLLKLRGQDDPLLKCWLTRKSSKYVSHDMRNEFINIMALSILREIAECIQKSTIFSIMCDECTDSSNREQLVLCIRWIDHGNLEPQEDVIGTYQIDDISAHTVVSVIRDMLVLMNFSLSRCRGQCYNGAANMKGGNTGVAKQLLDEEPRALYTHCYGHALNLAVGDAVKHCKVMKDALDTTYEVSKLVKYSPKRDTALQKLKESLAPDTPGFRTLCPTRWTVRADSLKSEIDNYCVLQELWETSKDYVSDPAIKGRIIGVLFQFRTFQYLFERRHTVRSLLKGLQETRTKLDVDDPVLPGKRKVPRRYEEGSAEPEFFDVCKQFYCQQYYEALDLFVNAIQARFDQPGFKMYRNLQDLLLQAVKSDDYRECLNHVTSLCHDDLDAQQLQLHHEILQANFVLVDKTSVTVCMTLGTTS, from the exons ATGTCGTCTTCTACAGAATCTGCTCAGTCCTGTCTACCTAAAGTTACAAGTCAGCCGTATCAGCCAATGTCCGCTTTCGTCTTTCCAAAGCGTACCTTCGGTAAGAAAGTAGTCGTCAGACGATCGTGTCAGTCGCCTTGGTTTGAAAAGCGGAAATGGCTGCACTATTCCACTAAGGATGATGCCGTCTTCTGCCACGTGTGTGTGGTAGCGTTGCAATCGAAGAAGATCAAGTGGCAGAAAGGGGACCCTTCCTTTGTATCAAAGGGGTTTTCCGCCTGGAAGGAAGCCACGGTGGCATTCAAATCTCATGAATCGTCGTCTTGCCACAGGGAGGCAATGCAAATGATCGTTGAATTGCCCAAAACTTGCCCAGATGTAGGCAAGATGCTGTCTAGAGAGCACGCAACTGAGAAGGGACAGAACAGGGAGTGTTTACTTAAGATCATCTCCAATTTGAAGTTTTTAACCAGACAGGGATTACCGGTTCGAGGAGATGGAGATGAGACTGACTCTAACTTTATTCAGTTACTGAAGTTACGTGGTCAAGATGATCCTCTACTAAAATGCTGGCTGACTAGAAAGTCAAGCAAATATGTATCTCATGACATGCGAAATGAGTTCATAAACATCATGGCATTGTCTATTCTTCGAGAAATAGCTGAATGTATCCAGAAGTCTACAATTTTCTCCATCATGTGTGACGAATGCACAGACTCATCCAACAGAGAGCAGCTGGTATTATGTATTCGCTGGATTGATCATGGCAATTTAGAGCCACAAGAAGATGTCATTGGTACGTACCAGATTGATGACATCTCAGCACATACCGTTGTCAGTGTCATCAGAGATATGCTGGTACTCATGAACTTCTCACTGTCAAGATGCCGAGGGCAATGCTATAATGGTGCTGCCAACATGAAGGGTGGGAATACCGGTGTTGCAAAGCAGCTATTGGATGAAGAACCCCGAGCTTTATACACCCATTGCTACGGGCACGCGTTAAACTTGGCTGTTGGGGATGCTGTAAAACATTGCAAAGTGATGAAGGATGCACTGGACACCACTTATGAAGTCTCAAAGCTTGTGAAGTACTCTCCAAAAAGGGATACTGCTTTGCAAAAGTTGAAGGAAAGTCTTGCACCAGACACCCCTGGTTTCCGCACATTGTGTCCAACAAGGTGGACGGTCAGGGCAGACTCTTTAAAGTCAGAAATTGATAACTACTGTGTTCTGCAGGAGCTTTGGGAGACGTCCAAAGACTATGTATCTGATCCTGCTATCAAGGGCCGCATCATTGGTGTTCTATTCCAGTTTAGAACGTTTCAATATTTGTTTGAG AGACGACACACAGTTCGATCGTTGCTGAAGGGTCTTCAAGAGACAAGAACTAAATTAGATGTTGATGACCCTGTCCTGCCCGGAAAGAGGAAAGTTCCAAGGCGATATGAGGAGGGCAGTGCTGAACCTGAGTTTTTCGATGTTTGCAAGCAATTTTATTGCCAGCAATATTACGAAGCACTCGATTTATTTGTGAATGCTATTCAAGCCAGATTTGATCAACCCGGATTCAAAATGTACCGCAACTTGCAAGACCTTTTGCTACAGGCTGTCAAGAGTGACGATTATAGAGAATGCCTCAACCATGTCACTTCATTGTGTCATGACGATTTAGATGCCCAACAACTGCAGCTTCATCATGAAATTTTGCAAGCCAACTTTGTTCTCGTAGACAAGACTTCTGTGACAGTTTGCATGACATTAGGGACTACATCTTGA